From one Eucalyptus grandis isolate ANBG69807.140 chromosome 9, ASM1654582v1, whole genome shotgun sequence genomic stretch:
- the LOC120288449 gene encoding UPF0481 protein At3g47200-like, translated as MAAIRYKELLGWYVITLKSRETVESRLPKKSTYGSKIVPDYEPRPSKSEWVISIEKKHAQGRQENMLGSWANLSIYRIPRYLKNGEDKAWVPQIVSLGPYHHGEEHLRHMDRHKWRCLHRILERSGQGIGLYLDSVKKVVRRACACYEGRISMSRDEFVEMMVLDGCFVIEMFQGFAEGFKKLGYLPNDPVFSMRESILQIQRDMIMLENQVPLFILDRLLGLQLGDLNQKECVTKLALQFFSPLIGIPQNVVFMIDPKDPESKVLLVELEETMHPDELEETMHPIDKDSCKGLKFDPFYNHREVHCLELVRRSLLHLGLKRPKTEKWPQSRSQLTFRLRKLREAGIQIKRRYSNSWGDIHFKNGILRIPPIEIHEGTRSLFLNLIAFEQSHFNCSHYVTSYVIFMHNLINSPEDVQYLCKRGIIKHCLGSDAEVADLFHQLCQEVAFDIRDSYLIDLSGELNYYCIRSWSSWRDALSLKWNAWRTILKSKYFDNPWSIISVIAAVVLLVLTFTQTFYGVYGYYRPRS; from the coding sequence ATGGCTGCTATTCGCTACAAGGAGCTCTTGGGTTGGTATGTAATCACTCTCAAGAGCCGAGAAACTGTGGAATCTCGACTTCCCAAGAAATCAACCTATGGGAGCAAAATCGTCCCCGACTATGAGCCGAGGCCTTCCAAGTCCGAGTGGGTCATCTCCATTGAAAAGAAGCACGCGCAGGGTCGCCAGGAAAACATGCTAGGCTCATGGGCAAATCTCTCCATTTACCGGATCCCACGCTATCTCAAGAATGGCGAGGACAAAGCCTGGGTCCCACAGATCGTCTCCCTTGGGCCGTACCACCACGGTGAGGAGCACCTCCGCCATATGGACCGGCACAAGTGGCGCTGCCTCCACCGCATCCTTGAGCGCTCCGGTCAGGGGATAGGCCTCTATCTAGACTCAGTGAAGAAGGTCGTGCGGAGAGCTTGCGCCTGCTACGAGGGAAGGATATCCATGAGCCGCGACGAGTTCGTGGAGATGATGGTTCTTGACGGGTGCTTTGTGATCGAGATGTTCCAGGGATTCGCTGAGGGTTTCAAGAAACTCGGCTACCTTCCCAATGACCCTGTCTTCTCAATGCGGGAATCGATACTCCAGATCCAACGGGACATGATCATGCTCGAGAATCAGGTCCCGCTCTTCATACTTGACCGGCTGCTCGGTCTCCAGCTCGGTGACCTCAACCAGAAGGAGTGCGTGACCAAGTTGGCGCTCCAGTTCTTCAGCCCTCTGATTGGGATCCCTCAGAATGTGGTCTTTATGATTGACCCCAAGGACCCTGAGTCAAAGGTGCTATTGGTGGAGCTAGAGGAGACTATGCACCCCGATGAGCTAGAGGAGACGATGCACCCCATTGACAAGGACTCCTGCAAAGGACTGAAGTTTGACCCATTTTACAACCATAGGGAGGTCCATTGCCTCGAATTGGTCAGGAGGAGCCTCCTGCACTTGGGCCTGAAGCGGCCCAAGACCGAGAAATGGCCGCAGAGCCGAAGTCAGCTCACTTTTAGGTTGAGGAAGCTACGGGAAGCCGGGATCCAGATAAAGCGTAGATATAGCAATAGTTGGGGCGATATCCATTTCAAGAACGGGATCCTCAGGATCCCGCCAATTGAGATCCATGAAGGGACGAGGTCGCTCTTCCTTAACTTGATAGCCTTCGAGCAGTCTCACTTCAATTGCAGCCACTACGTCACCTCGTACGTAATCTTCATGCATAACTTGATCAACTCCCCTGAGGACGTCCAGTACCTTTGCAAGCGTGGGATCATCAAGCACTGCCTTGGGAGTGACGCTGAGGTGGCTGACCTCTTCCACCAGCTTTGCCAGGAGGTGGCCTTCGACATCCGAGACAGTTATCTTATAGATCTGTCCGGTGAATTGAACTATTACTGCATCCGTAGTTGGTCATCCTGGAGAGATGCTCTCTCGCTAAAGTGGAATGCCTGGAGAACCATTCTCAAAAGCAAGTACTTTGACAATCCCTGGTCAATCATTTCCGTCATTGCTGCTGTAGTTTTGCTTGTGCTTACTTTCACACAGACCTTCTATGGAGTCTATGGCTACTATAGGCCGCGCTCTTGA